In Balneolales bacterium ANBcel1, the following proteins share a genomic window:
- the proB gene encoding glutamate 5-kinase, which translates to MEPKHKEVTEKKGSRAGLPENTRRLVVKVGSRVLVDGRGRPDPERIAALVAQIAELQQQNYEVIFVSSGAIAAGVQSLGWPQRPVNLPDLQMAAAIGQGVLLNLYSEQLARYDCRLGQVLLTHADLNDRIRHLNARNTIMAMLRNRIIPVVNENDVVAVDEIRFGDNDLLAAMVSTLIDADLLVLLTTSDGLFRSEKGRLVERIPLLHDITDETLAMAQGKGSGWSSGGMGSKLQSADRAIRAGTPVVIANGHREQILRSVLNGEDVGTLITGSPHQQKLRARKKWIAFFHRTQGSIYVDDGAGKAIMDKGHSLLPVGVVGTDGKFRAGALVKIRTADGKTIARGLTAYSCDDIERIKQRRSADIPFVLGERHYKEVVHRDNMVLMK; encoded by the coding sequence ATGGAACCGAAACACAAGGAAGTGACTGAAAAGAAAGGGTCCCGTGCGGGGCTGCCTGAGAATACAAGGAGGTTGGTAGTAAAGGTCGGCAGCCGCGTGCTGGTCGATGGCAGGGGGCGGCCCGACCCCGAGCGGATCGCAGCGCTTGTTGCGCAAATCGCCGAACTTCAGCAGCAAAACTACGAGGTGATATTCGTCTCGTCCGGCGCCATTGCCGCCGGCGTGCAGTCGCTGGGCTGGCCGCAAAGGCCCGTAAACCTGCCCGATCTGCAGATGGCCGCCGCAATCGGACAGGGAGTGCTGCTCAACCTCTACTCGGAGCAGCTGGCGCGTTACGACTGCCGCCTGGGCCAGGTGCTGCTTACCCATGCCGACCTGAACGACCGCATCCGCCATCTGAACGCGCGCAACACCATCATGGCCATGCTCCGCAACCGGATTATCCCCGTAGTGAATGAAAATGACGTGGTGGCTGTGGATGAGATCCGCTTCGGCGACAATGACCTGCTGGCAGCCATGGTATCGACCCTCATCGATGCCGACCTGCTGGTGCTGCTGACAACGTCCGACGGCCTGTTTCGCTCCGAGAAAGGACGGCTGGTGGAACGGATCCCGCTGCTGCACGATATTACCGACGAAACCCTGGCCATGGCGCAAGGCAAGGGAAGCGGCTGGTCATCCGGCGGGATGGGCTCGAAACTGCAGTCGGCCGACCGGGCCATCCGGGCCGGAACGCCTGTGGTTATTGCGAACGGGCACCGGGAACAGATACTCCGGAGCGTGCTGAACGGCGAGGATGTGGGGACCCTGATTACCGGTTCACCGCATCAGCAGAAATTGAGGGCACGGAAGAAGTGGATCGCGTTTTTCCACCGCACCCAGGGCAGCATCTATGTCGATGATGGTGCGGGAAAAGCGATTATGGACAAGGGGCACAGCCTGTTGCCGGTGGGAGTAGTCGGCACCGATGGCAAGTTCCGCGCCGGGGCGCTTGTCAAAATCCGTACCGCCGATGGTAAAACCATTGCGCGCGGACTCACGGCATACAGCTGTGACGATATCGAGCGGATCAAACAGCGCCGCTCCGCCGACATCCCCTTTGTGCTGGGCGAACGCCACTACAAGGAGGTCGTCCATCGCGACAATATGGTTTTGATGAAATAA
- a CDS encoding DUF6132 family protein, whose product MSKSIYFILGGALLGALGGYAYWYFIGCNTGSCPITSIWYHATGYGAIMGGLFGNIITPAKPEKETPESGKEER is encoded by the coding sequence ATGTCAAAATCAATTTATTTTATCCTCGGTGGAGCGCTCCTGGGCGCCCTGGGCGGCTATGCCTACTGGTATTTTATTGGCTGTAATACCGGCTCCTGTCCGATTACCTCGATCTGGTATCACGCCACCGGATACGGAGCGATCATGGGCGGACTTTTCGGCAATATTATCACTCCCGCCAAACCGGAAAAAGAAACACCGGAATCCGGCAAAGAGGAACGCTGA
- the pgm gene encoding phosphoglucomutase (alpha-D-glucose-1,6-bisphosphate-dependent), with the protein MAIHEFAGKKAPYQLLDNIPRLVSAYYTYQPDPDNPVHRVQFGTSGHRGSSLKHTFNEPHILAVSQALAGYRKQAGINGPLFIGMDTHALSEPALMTAIEVLAANGVEIRYQQGFGYTPTPVISHSILGFNRAHKDISADGVVITPSHNPPSDGGFKYNPPTGGPAGTDITKSIQDEANRLLADGLASVKRIPLEQALKKDHVRAEDLMMPYVRDLKQVVDMEAIRSSGLRIGVDPMGGSGVEYWEPIAGEYDIHLEVVNPDVDPRFAFMTVDRDGKIRMDCSSPYAMASLIGLKERFDIAFGNDPDFDRHGIVTRSAGLMNPNHYLAAAIHYLFQNRPKWRNDAAIGKTLVSSSMIDRVAKSLNRPLAEVPVGFKWFVDGLLDGSYGFGGEESAGASFLRFDGTAWSTDKDGIILNLLAAEITAKTGKDPAAHYGDLEKQFGRPVYERIDAPASPEEKSILANLSPQQIKAESMAGEPILRKLTRAPGNDAAIGGLKVETENGWFAARPSGTEDIYKIYAESFRDESHLKKIQEEAVAIVKDALSG; encoded by the coding sequence ATGGCTATCCACGAATTTGCCGGCAAAAAGGCGCCTTACCAGTTACTCGACAACATACCCAGGCTGGTGTCGGCCTACTACACCTATCAGCCCGATCCGGACAACCCGGTCCACAGAGTGCAATTCGGCACTTCCGGACACCGGGGCTCCTCCCTGAAGCACACATTCAATGAGCCGCATATTCTGGCCGTATCCCAGGCGCTGGCCGGCTACAGGAAGCAGGCCGGCATCAACGGACCGCTTTTCATCGGCATGGACACTCACGCGCTCTCCGAACCGGCACTGATGACCGCCATCGAGGTTCTGGCCGCCAACGGTGTCGAAATCAGATATCAGCAGGGGTTCGGCTATACGCCCACGCCGGTCATTTCACACTCCATTCTCGGTTTCAACCGGGCTCACAAAGATATTTCTGCCGACGGCGTGGTCATTACGCCGTCCCATAATCCACCATCCGACGGCGGCTTCAAATACAATCCTCCCACCGGCGGACCGGCCGGCACCGATATCACCAAATCCATCCAGGATGAGGCCAACCGGCTACTGGCAGACGGACTCGCCTCGGTCAAACGCATCCCCCTGGAACAGGCTCTGAAAAAAGACCATGTCAGAGCGGAAGACCTCATGATGCCGTATGTGAGGGATTTGAAGCAGGTGGTTGATATGGAGGCGATCCGTAGTTCCGGGCTGCGCATCGGTGTGGATCCGATGGGTGGATCGGGTGTGGAGTACTGGGAACCCATCGCCGGCGAATACGATATCCATCTGGAAGTGGTGAATCCGGACGTGGACCCCAGGTTCGCGTTCATGACGGTCGACAGGGACGGAAAGATCCGTATGGATTGCTCGTCTCCCTACGCCATGGCAAGCTTGATCGGACTCAAGGAGCGGTTTGATATCGCCTTCGGCAACGACCCTGATTTTGACCGTCACGGAATTGTGACGCGCAGCGCCGGGTTGATGAATCCCAACCATTACCTGGCCGCAGCCATCCACTATCTGTTCCAAAACCGCCCGAAATGGCGGAATGACGCGGCGATCGGTAAAACGCTGGTGTCAAGCAGCATGATTGACCGGGTCGCAAAGTCGCTCAACAGGCCGCTGGCCGAAGTGCCGGTCGGGTTCAAGTGGTTTGTCGACGGTTTGCTGGACGGATCGTACGGCTTTGGAGGCGAGGAGAGTGCCGGTGCATCCTTCCTGAGGTTTGACGGCACGGCATGGTCCACCGACAAGGACGGCATCATCCTGAACCTGCTGGCCGCGGAAATCACGGCCAAAACCGGCAAGGATCCGGCCGCCCACTACGGGGACCTCGAAAAGCAGTTTGGCCGCCCGGTTTACGAGCGCATTGACGCTCCGGCCTCACCGGAAGAGAAGTCGATCCTGGCAAACCTGTCACCGCAGCAGATCAAAGCCGAGAGTATGGCCGGCGAACCGATCCTCAGAAAACTCACCAGGGCGCCCGGGAATGATGCTGCAATCGGCGGACTCAAGGTGGAGACCGAAAACGGCTGGTTCGCGGCGCGGCCCTCCGGAACCGAGGATATCTACAAAATCTACGCCGAGAGTTTCAGGGACGAAAGTCACCTCAAGAAAATTCAGGAAGAAGCGGTGGCCATCGTCAAGGATGCGCTTTCGGGTTGA
- a CDS encoding heavy metal translocating P-type ATPase, producing the protein MWKKVVEHRELLFALLCGGLLAGAWTSEMLSADGAARPIAVYLLSYFFGGYFAFFHMIHSLRRKQFDIDFLMLIAATGAAVLGAWAEGALLLFLFSLGHALEDYAMGRARKAIRALSELAPTEAVVRRGDREVSVPVEELVPGEVIIVRPGERFPSDGFVVKGESSVNQAPITGESVPVDKQSVASAKETRKELSGLASEHRIFAGTINGDAVMEVEVTSRAEDSTLARVIRMVNEAETQKSPTQRFAEKFERYFVPVILLFVALLHFAWVVLDEPFADSFYRAMAVLVAASPCALAISTPSAILSGVARAARLGVLVKGGRPLEQLGGLRALAFDKTGTLTEGRPRVTDVLPLNGKDVNGLMQAAVAIEQRSDHPLARAIVKGAPEWMDSPDIPEVSEVKMIAGKGITGVIDGKQIAIGQPGLFNSKMPDNVASRVEELQNKGRTTVLVREGEHFTGIIGLMDMPRAGASGVIESLRTMGIRRMVMLSGDHQRVAGTIGSQLRVDEAWGDLLPEQKVDAVRKLMEQEGEVAMVGDGVNDAPAMAHATVGIAMGAAGSDVALETADVALMADDLGKLPVVVGLSRRTRQIIRQNIFISLGMIAFLVPFVLFGYAGMGIAVLLHEGSTLVVVMNALRLLGYHHVETQPESASLTMATASS; encoded by the coding sequence ATGTGGAAGAAAGTAGTTGAGCACCGGGAGTTATTGTTTGCGCTGCTGTGCGGCGGCTTGCTTGCCGGCGCCTGGACCAGCGAGATGCTTTCGGCCGATGGTGCCGCAAGGCCCATTGCTGTCTATCTGTTGTCATACTTTTTCGGCGGATATTTCGCATTTTTTCACATGATTCACAGCCTGCGGCGCAAGCAGTTCGACATCGATTTTCTGATGTTGATTGCCGCCACCGGTGCGGCTGTCCTGGGTGCCTGGGCCGAAGGCGCCCTGCTGCTGTTCCTGTTCAGCCTGGGCCATGCCCTTGAAGATTACGCGATGGGCCGGGCGCGCAAGGCGATCCGCGCTCTGTCGGAACTGGCGCCCACCGAGGCCGTCGTCCGGCGTGGCGACAGGGAAGTGAGCGTGCCGGTTGAAGAGCTTGTGCCCGGCGAGGTGATCATCGTGCGGCCCGGAGAGCGGTTTCCGTCGGATGGGTTTGTCGTAAAGGGAGAGAGCAGTGTCAATCAGGCTCCGATCACCGGAGAAAGCGTGCCGGTCGACAAGCAATCGGTGGCATCCGCCAAAGAGACGAGGAAGGAGCTGTCCGGCCTGGCATCCGAGCACCGGATTTTCGCCGGTACCATTAACGGCGACGCGGTGATGGAGGTAGAAGTGACCAGCCGCGCCGAAGACAGCACCCTGGCCCGTGTCATCCGCATGGTCAATGAAGCGGAAACGCAGAAGTCACCTACCCAGCGTTTTGCAGAAAAGTTCGAACGCTATTTTGTGCCGGTGATTCTTCTGTTTGTCGCGCTGCTGCATTTTGCATGGGTTGTGCTGGATGAACCGTTCGCCGATTCGTTCTACCGGGCCATGGCCGTGCTTGTAGCCGCAAGTCCATGCGCTTTAGCCATCTCCACGCCCAGTGCCATTTTGAGCGGGGTGGCCCGTGCCGCCAGGCTCGGCGTACTGGTGAAAGGGGGGCGTCCGCTGGAACAACTCGGCGGCCTGCGCGCCCTGGCGTTCGACAAAACGGGAACCCTGACCGAAGGCCGGCCGCGTGTTACCGATGTGCTCCCCCTTAACGGCAAGGATGTCAACGGACTGATGCAGGCGGCCGTCGCTATCGAGCAGCGGAGCGACCACCCGCTGGCCAGGGCCATTGTGAAGGGAGCGCCCGAGTGGATGGATTCTCCCGATATCCCGGAAGTGTCTGAGGTAAAAATGATTGCCGGAAAAGGAATCACCGGCGTCATCGATGGAAAACAGATTGCAATCGGGCAGCCCGGGCTGTTTAACTCCAAAATGCCGGACAATGTCGCAAGCCGGGTGGAGGAGCTTCAGAACAAGGGCCGCACTACGGTTCTGGTCAGGGAGGGAGAGCATTTTACCGGTATAATCGGCCTGATGGATATGCCGAGAGCAGGTGCTTCCGGGGTAATTGAGAGCCTGCGCACCATGGGGATCCGCCGGATGGTGATGCTGTCCGGGGATCATCAGCGGGTGGCCGGCACCATCGGCTCGCAATTACGGGTGGATGAGGCCTGGGGAGATCTGCTTCCCGAACAGAAAGTGGATGCGGTGCGTAAGCTGATGGAGCAGGAGGGCGAAGTGGCGATGGTCGGCGACGGCGTCAATGACGCACCCGCCATGGCCCATGCCACGGTTGGAATCGCCATGGGAGCGGCCGGTTCGGATGTCGCCCTGGAAACGGCCGATGTGGCACTGATGGCGGATGATCTTGGCAAGCTTCCCGTTGTCGTCGGCCTCAGCCGTCGCACCCGACAGATTATCCGGCAGAATATCTTTATCAGCCTCGGGATGATCGCGTTCCTGGTACCGTTCGTGCTGTTCGGCTACGCCGGTATGGGCATAGCCGTGCTGTTGCACGAAGGTTCAACGCTGGTCGTGGTCATGAACGCGCTTCGCCTGCTCGGGTATCATCACGTCGAAACTCAACCCGAAAGCGCATCCTTGACGATGGCCACCGCTTCTTCCTGA
- a CDS encoding hybrid sensor histidine kinase/response regulator — MQKSLILIVDDYSKNLQLMETILQRKGYDTVLASNGREAIDILRNTKPDLVLLDIMMPEMDGYETCRVIKSDERVASIPVIFLTGKNDTEDVVKGLKIGASDYITKPFNTTELLLRVDTQVRLKKSQDELIEKNQELQQLNTSKDKFFSIISHDLKSPFQGLIGLTELLYEDIEQMGKEDIHEFAKMINESSRNLLNLLENLLEWSVLERNKEVFEAETTDLNPVLERNVRLFEASCSKKKITLKNNASGPVTAWCDKNMVDTVIRNLVSNAIKYTPEGGTITLESEADKETATVRVRDSGIGMDEQTRNNLFRIDEMKSRPGTNQEKGTGLGLLICKELMEKNDGEISVESAPGKGSVFTIRLPVSENKQHQLAASEESNDKI; from the coding sequence ATGCAAAAAAGTCTGATCCTGATTGTTGATGACTACAGCAAGAATCTGCAGCTGATGGAGACTATACTTCAAAGAAAAGGCTACGATACGGTATTGGCTTCCAATGGCAGAGAAGCCATTGACATTCTAAGAAACACAAAACCCGACCTGGTGCTTCTGGATATAATGATGCCTGAGATGGACGGCTATGAAACGTGCAGAGTCATTAAGTCGGATGAGCGGGTCGCCTCGATTCCGGTAATTTTTCTGACCGGTAAAAATGATACGGAAGATGTTGTCAAGGGGCTGAAAATCGGAGCCAGCGACTATATTACCAAACCGTTCAATACAACCGAGCTTTTGCTTCGGGTGGACACGCAGGTCAGGTTGAAAAAGTCGCAGGACGAGCTTATCGAAAAGAACCAGGAGCTCCAACAGCTTAACACCAGCAAGGACAAATTTTTCTCGATCATTTCGCACGATCTGAAAAGTCCGTTTCAGGGTCTGATCGGCCTTACCGAGCTGCTCTATGAGGATATCGAACAGATGGGGAAAGAGGATATTCACGAATTCGCGAAGATGATCAATGAATCGTCCCGCAATCTGCTGAATCTGTTGGAAAACCTGCTGGAATGGTCGGTATTGGAGCGGAACAAGGAAGTGTTTGAAGCTGAGACCACCGACCTAAATCCGGTGCTCGAAAGGAATGTCCGCCTGTTCGAAGCAAGTTGCAGCAAAAAGAAGATCACCCTGAAGAACAACGCCTCCGGGCCGGTCACGGCCTGGTGCGACAAGAACATGGTGGACACGGTGATTCGCAACCTGGTATCCAACGCCATCAAGTACACCCCGGAAGGCGGAACCATCACCCTGGAAAGCGAAGCGGATAAAGAAACCGCAACGGTACGTGTTCGCGACAGCGGAATCGGCATGGATGAACAGACCCGCAATAACCTCTTTCGCATCGATGAGATGAAATCGCGGCCGGGCACCAACCAGGAAAAGGGGACCGGCCTCGGCCTTCTCATTTGCAAAGAGCTGATGGAGAAGAACGACGGAGAGATTTCTGTGGAAAGCGCCCCCGGCAAAGGATCGGTGTTCACAATCCGGCTTCCGGTCAGCGAAAACAAACAACACCAACTAGCAGCGAGCGAAGAATCGAATGACAAAATCTGA
- a CDS encoding carbonic anhydrase — MTKSEILSGLHQANAEWSKNKTAEDPVFFKRHLAGQQPEYLWIGCADSRVPVREMTQSGPGEVFAHLNIANLVHNHDMSFLSVLQYAVDVLKVKKIVVCGHHSCGGVKASMEQADYGLVGHWIRPVKQVYEDHREEIDALPEEERADRLSEWNAREQAANVARTSIVQNAWKRNQELSVHGVVYRMKDGKLLDLDCHIRKPEDLPAIYHIR, encoded by the coding sequence ATGACAAAATCTGAAATTTTATCCGGTTTGCATCAGGCAAACGCCGAATGGTCGAAAAACAAAACGGCCGAAGACCCCGTTTTTTTCAAGCGCCATCTGGCCGGCCAGCAGCCCGAATACCTCTGGATCGGATGCGCCGACAGCCGGGTTCCTGTCAGGGAAATGACACAATCCGGCCCCGGGGAAGTATTTGCGCATCTCAATATTGCCAATCTGGTGCATAACCATGACATGAGCTTCCTTTCCGTGCTGCAGTATGCCGTTGATGTACTCAAGGTGAAAAAAATTGTTGTGTGCGGCCACCATTCCTGCGGCGGTGTGAAGGCCTCCATGGAGCAGGCCGATTATGGTCTGGTCGGTCACTGGATACGGCCGGTCAAACAGGTCTATGAAGATCACAGGGAGGAGATTGATGCGCTGCCCGAGGAGGAGCGGGCCGACCGGCTCTCCGAATGGAATGCCCGGGAACAGGCGGCCAATGTTGCGCGCACTTCCATTGTTCAAAACGCCTGGAAACGGAATCAGGAGCTGTCGGTTCATGGAGTCGTCTACCGCATGAAAGACGGGAAGCTACTGGATCTGGACTGCCACATCCGAAAACCCGAGGATCTGCCCGCCATTTACCACATCCGGTGA
- a CDS encoding AbgT family transporter — protein sequence MSENSQPGMLGRFLDIIERAGNKLPDPAILFFLLMVFVWILSALLSPFDFGEVDPRTGETLHIVNLLTATQLASFLANMTETFITFAPLGIVLLAMLGVGAAEHSGYINAGLKYILGVTPQSLLTPMLIMVAIVSHTAADAGYVLVIPLGGVIFYAAGRHPLAGIAAAFAGVSGGFSANFVPSGIDPLLQGFTQSAAQIIQPDMLINPLNNYFFTAISSILIISVGWWITDRIVEPRLAKTKVDADEDDLPQMERLNKQEIRAFWIATMVMLGGIIALILWTIPGDSAMRSPDGEVTAFDAPIMQSIVPLIFLLFVIPGVLYGYLSGTFKNSKDMIGSMSKAMSSMAYYIVMAFFCALFIDAFGNSNIGVLLALKGAGFLESLAMPGALTIVGIILLTAVVNLLVGSASAKWALISPIFVPMLMGIGISPDLTQAAYRVGDSVSNIITPLLPYFPLVVVFCQRYVKNTGIGTLVSMMLPYFFIFLIVWTIFLLLYWTIGIPLGLQASYTFP from the coding sequence ATGAGTGAAAACAGTCAGCCGGGCATGCTCGGCAGGTTTCTGGACATCATTGAGCGGGCCGGCAACAAGCTTCCCGATCCCGCTATTCTCTTTTTTCTGTTGATGGTTTTTGTGTGGATACTGTCCGCGCTGCTCTCCCCTTTTGATTTTGGCGAGGTCGATCCGCGGACAGGCGAGACGCTTCACATCGTCAACCTGCTCACTGCCACTCAGCTGGCCTCCTTCCTGGCGAACATGACCGAGACATTCATCACGTTCGCGCCCCTGGGAATTGTGCTGCTGGCCATGCTGGGCGTGGGCGCGGCAGAACACTCCGGGTATATCAACGCCGGACTCAAGTACATCCTTGGTGTAACCCCTCAATCGCTGCTCACCCCGATGCTGATCATGGTGGCCATTGTGAGTCATACTGCGGCCGATGCCGGGTATGTACTGGTTATCCCGCTGGGCGGTGTGATTTTCTACGCCGCAGGCAGGCATCCGCTGGCGGGGATCGCGGCGGCATTCGCCGGTGTTTCCGGCGGTTTCAGCGCCAACTTCGTTCCTTCGGGCATCGACCCGCTTCTTCAGGGGTTCACCCAGTCGGCCGCTCAGATCATACAGCCCGACATGCTCATCAACCCGCTGAACAACTACTTCTTCACCGCTATCTCCAGTATTCTGATTATCAGTGTGGGATGGTGGATTACCGATCGCATTGTTGAGCCCCGGCTGGCCAAAACCAAAGTGGATGCCGACGAGGACGACCTACCGCAAATGGAGCGGCTCAACAAACAGGAGATCCGCGCTTTCTGGATTGCCACCATGGTGATGCTCGGCGGAATTATCGCTCTGATTCTCTGGACCATTCCCGGTGACTCCGCGATGCGGTCGCCCGATGGTGAAGTAACCGCGTTCGACGCCCCGATCATGCAATCGATCGTGCCGCTCATTTTCCTGCTGTTCGTGATTCCGGGCGTCCTGTACGGCTACCTTTCCGGAACATTCAAAAATTCCAAGGACATGATCGGCAGCATGAGCAAAGCGATGAGCAGCATGGCCTATTACATTGTGATGGCCTTTTTCTGCGCTCTGTTTATCGATGCCTTCGGCAACTCCAACATCGGCGTACTGCTTGCACTGAAAGGCGCGGGCTTCCTGGAGAGCCTGGCCATGCCCGGAGCGCTGACGATTGTCGGTATAATCCTGCTTACGGCCGTAGTGAACCTTCTCGTGGGTTCGGCTTCCGCGAAATGGGCGCTTATCAGTCCGATTTTCGTACCCATGCTGATGGGAATCGGCATCTCCCCCGACCTGACCCAGGCCGCCTACCGGGTCGGTGATTCGGTGTCCAACATCATCACCCCGCTGCTACCCTACTTCCCGCTGGTCGTGGTCTTCTGCCAGAGATACGTTAAAAATACAGGAATTGGAACGCTGGTCTCCATGATGCTGCCGTACTTCTTCATCTTCCTGATTGTCTGGACCATTTTCCTGCTGCTGTACTGGACGATTGGAATTCCGCTCGGCCTGCAGGCATCCTACACGTTCCCGTAA
- a CDS encoding peptidylprolyl isomerase produces the protein MNKAVLFVMLALMGAAVASCGNSEELERLQRVNADLRSQNRELQQRINVINQEMEEHKAAEERMAFLADQMKDVKARIHTNHGEIELEFLSNLAPIHVFNFVTRAESGFYNGTKFHRVIPGFMIQGGDPNTRGDDRRTYGSGGPLISIPHEFNRITHEPGVLSMARVSDVSAGAGSQFFIMHGNNPSLDNQYTAFGRVTRGMDVVNSIAQTDISREYRDQPVEDVIIERIEVYR, from the coding sequence ATGAACAAGGCAGTGCTATTTGTCATGCTTGCCCTGATGGGGGCAGCCGTTGCATCGTGCGGCAACAGTGAGGAACTGGAACGACTGCAGCGGGTCAACGCCGACTTGCGCAGCCAGAACCGCGAATTACAGCAACGTATCAACGTCATCAACCAGGAAATGGAAGAACATAAAGCTGCCGAAGAACGCATGGCGTTCCTTGCCGATCAGATGAAAGATGTCAAGGCACGCATACACACCAACCACGGAGAGATAGAACTGGAGTTTCTGTCCAATCTTGCCCCGATTCATGTGTTCAACTTTGTGACCCGGGCGGAGAGCGGATTCTACAACGGAACCAAGTTCCATCGCGTCATCCCCGGTTTCATGATTCAGGGAGGGGATCCCAACACGCGTGGTGATGATCGTAGAACCTATGGCAGCGGCGGGCCGCTGATCTCCATCCCCCATGAATTCAACCGCATCACGCATGAGCCCGGTGTGTTGTCCATGGCACGGGTGTCAGACGTATCGGCAGGAGCCGGCTCCCAGTTCTTCATCATGCACGGCAACAATCCGTCGCTTGACAATCAGTATACGGCGTTTGGAAGGGTCACACGGGGAATGGATGTGGTGAACAGTATTGCTCAAACCGATATCAGCCGGGAGTACAGAGACCAGCCGGTTGAAGATGTGATCATCGAACGTATCGAAGTGTACCGCTGA
- a CDS encoding glycerophosphodiester phosphodiesterase family protein — protein MLLSIFMITGCTNRGPELPHCFDLQGHRGAMGLKPENTIASFLKAAELGVNTIEFDLAVTREHKLVVSHEPWFRSDICLRPDGSPIPRQQERSFRLYELSYVEIAEYDCGSIQHPAHPEQKTKPAAKPLMIDAIEAVDRHTRKLGREPVRFNIEIKSDPAWDNTLTPPPEVFARLLHEELLKLKNQLDKNIFRRVNVQSFDPRALKAFRSIAPNVPVAILTYQEGTVDDHIEYFGFLPEIYSPNFGLLTEAHVERTRELGMRVVPWTVNRKEDMTQMIRLGVDGLITDYPGRFNELYGRRVRCDNKRYKSPQQGT, from the coding sequence ATGCTTTTATCAATATTCATGATTACCGGATGTACAAACCGCGGACCCGAGCTGCCCCATTGTTTTGACCTTCAGGGGCACCGGGGTGCCATGGGACTGAAGCCCGAGAACACCATTGCCTCTTTTTTGAAAGCCGCCGAACTCGGTGTTAATACCATTGAATTCGATCTTGCCGTCACACGCGAACACAAACTGGTGGTTTCGCATGAGCCCTGGTTCCGATCCGACATATGCCTGCGGCCCGACGGCTCCCCCATCCCCCGGCAACAGGAGCGGTCGTTCCGGCTCTATGAGCTTTCCTATGTGGAAATCGCCGAATATGACTGCGGCTCCATTCAGCACCCCGCCCATCCCGAACAGAAAACCAAACCGGCGGCAAAACCGTTGATGATCGACGCCATTGAAGCCGTGGATCGTCACACCCGAAAACTTGGCCGGGAACCGGTACGGTTCAACATCGAAATAAAATCCGATCCGGCCTGGGATAACACCCTGACTCCGCCACCGGAGGTCTTTGCCCGACTGCTCCACGAAGAACTGCTGAAACTGAAGAATCAACTTGATAAAAACATCTTCCGGCGTGTCAATGTGCAGTCTTTTGATCCAAGGGCACTAAAAGCGTTCCGATCCATCGCCCCTAATGTACCGGTCGCCATTCTGACCTATCAGGAGGGAACCGTGGATGACCATATAGAGTACTTCGGTTTTCTTCCCGAAATATACTCACCCAATTTTGGGCTGCTGACCGAAGCACACGTAGAGAGAACCCGGGAGCTGGGGATGCGGGTCGTGCCATGGACAGTAAATCGCAAAGAGGACATGACGCAGATGATCCGGCTTGGTGTCGACGGCCTGATCACCGATTATCCTGGCAGGTTCAACGAACTCTACGGCCGCAGGGTCCGGTGCGACAACAAGCGTTACAAGTCTCCGCAGCAAGGAACCTGA